The Oleidesulfovibrio alaskensis DSM 16109 genome has a segment encoding these proteins:
- the rimP gene encoding ribosome maturation factor RimP yields MTVTTIHEQLLEIITPVIRSFDLELWGMDFIQGGKAVLRIYIDGPDGVTIDQCATVSRHIGLALEVEDIIAGAYNLEVSSPGLERPLFSAAQLAAYKGHKAELVLRAPCAQFPGRKKFTGVVGNVEGENFTLQIDPLKGGDNLQEELSAHWDDVKKARLIYDFDSEKGQKR; encoded by the coding sequence ATGACCGTCACAACAATTCACGAACAACTGCTGGAAATCATCACCCCCGTCATCCGGTCCTTCGACCTTGAGTTGTGGGGCATGGACTTTATTCAGGGCGGCAAGGCCGTTCTGCGTATATATATTGACGGACCCGACGGCGTTACCATCGACCAGTGCGCCACTGTCTCGCGGCATATCGGGCTGGCACTGGAAGTCGAAGACATCATTGCCGGGGCTTACAACCTCGAGGTGTCGTCCCCGGGACTGGAACGGCCTTTGTTCAGCGCGGCACAGCTTGCCGCCTATAAAGGACACAAGGCAGAACTGGTGCTGCGCGCCCCCTGTGCGCAGTTTCCCGGACGGAAAAAATTTACCGGCGTTGTCGGAAACGTGGAAGGCGAAAACTTCACTCTGCAGATAGACCCGCTGAAAGGCGGCGACAACCTGCAGGAAGAACTCAGCGCGCACTGGGACGATGTGAAAAAAGCCAGACTGATCTACGATTTTGACAGCGAAAAAGGCCAGAAGCGCTAA
- the flgF gene encoding flagellar basal-body rod protein FlgF: MQDSMYSALFGALTNEHRLNNIANNLANVNTTGYKRDVLAFKDTFLSFAHDEVMEPIPNVRSKKMFPEPIHIAKPRIALAKTDFSQGSLKLTGGTLDMAVHGDGFFKVRTPDGEFYTRNGNFRQTSDGQLVTQQGWPVLGAGGDIQIPPRANLTVAENGTIYADGEEIGQVQVVTLDNLDALEKQGSNLFRLREGAEAQEVPVENPVVLQGFLETANVEVVTEMVNMIEANRQFEAYQKIMQTTDAVDKMATTQVGRGRA, translated from the coding sequence ATGCAAGACAGTATGTATAGCGCGTTATTCGGGGCGCTTACCAACGAACACCGGCTGAACAACATCGCCAACAATCTGGCGAACGTGAATACCACCGGGTACAAACGCGACGTGCTCGCGTTCAAGGACACTTTTCTTTCCTTTGCCCATGACGAGGTGATGGAACCCATACCCAATGTGCGTTCCAAGAAGATGTTTCCGGAGCCGATACACATTGCCAAACCGCGCATAGCGCTGGCCAAGACCGATTTCAGTCAGGGCAGCCTGAAGCTGACAGGCGGTACGCTGGACATGGCCGTGCACGGCGACGGCTTTTTCAAGGTGCGTACCCCGGACGGCGAGTTCTACACCCGTAACGGCAACTTCCGTCAGACTTCCGACGGTCAGCTGGTAACGCAGCAGGGCTGGCCCGTGCTGGGAGCGGGCGGAGACATACAGATTCCGCCGCGTGCCAATCTGACAGTGGCGGAAAACGGCACCATCTATGCCGACGGTGAAGAGATAGGTCAGGTGCAGGTGGTCACGCTGGACAATCTGGATGCGCTGGAAAAACAGGGAAGCAACCTTTTCCGACTGCGTGAGGGAGCGGAGGCGCAGGAGGTTCCTGTGGAAAACCCCGTGGTGCTTCAGGGGTTTCTGGAAACGGCCAACGTCGAGGTTGTTACTGAAATGGTCAACATGATCGAAGCCAACCGTCAGTTTGAAGCTTATCAGAAAATTATGCAGACCACTGATGCCGTGGACAAAATGGCCACCACTCAGGTGGGCAGGGGCCGTGCGTAA
- the flgG gene encoding flagellar basal-body rod protein FlgG, with product MMRSLWTAATGMIAQQLNIDTISNNLANVNTLGFKKSRAEFEDLMYQNMKIAGSVTGNDQRIPTGIQVGLGVRPTTVHKFFTQGDYSNTGNPLDLAIEGDGFFQVTVNGEPAYTRAGAFKLNQDGTVVTANGYPLEPEFTVPPETKNVVVTENGHIAALDKNGEELAAADIPLYTFINPAGLQAAGRNLYLASEASGVAVEGVPGEDNVGTIAQGFLEMSNVEVVDEMVNMIVGQRAYEMNSKAIQASDNMLQTATQLKRA from the coding sequence ATGATGCGTTCTCTCTGGACTGCTGCTACAGGTATGATCGCCCAGCAGCTTAATATTGACACCATTTCCAACAACCTCGCCAACGTGAACACACTGGGCTTTAAAAAGAGCCGCGCCGAGTTTGAGGACCTCATGTATCAGAACATGAAGATCGCAGGCTCGGTTACCGGCAACGACCAGCGTATTCCCACGGGTATTCAGGTGGGTCTCGGTGTGCGTCCCACCACCGTGCACAAATTTTTCACTCAGGGCGATTACTCCAACACGGGCAACCCGCTGGACCTCGCCATTGAAGGTGACGGGTTCTTTCAGGTTACCGTGAACGGCGAACCGGCTTACACGCGCGCAGGTGCTTTCAAGCTCAATCAGGACGGCACCGTGGTCACGGCCAACGGTTACCCGCTGGAGCCGGAATTCACCGTGCCGCCCGAAACAAAAAACGTGGTGGTGACCGAAAACGGGCACATCGCGGCGCTGGATAAGAACGGTGAAGAGCTGGCCGCGGCTGATATCCCGCTGTACACGTTCATCAACCCCGCGGGACTGCAGGCCGCCGGACGTAACCTGTACCTTGCATCGGAGGCTTCCGGTGTGGCTGTGGAGGGCGTGCCCGGCGAAGACAATGTGGGCACCATCGCGCAGGGCTTTCTGGAAATGTCCAACGTGGAAGTGGTGGACGAAATGGTCAATATGATTGTGGGGCAGCGTGCGTACGAAATGAACTCCAAGGCCATTCAGGCTTCGGACAACATGCTGCAGACGGCAACCCAGCTCAAGCGCGCCTGA
- the flgA gene encoding flagellar basal body P-ring formation chaperone FlgA, whose protein sequence is MVLLAVLLAVLAAVPAGASLTGTWRLQLRDAAVVHGDMVLLGEIASPVGEMPPELWQQLARRPLWESPDKTGRTMSITGPRLKRAMRRYLPEHHRKCLYPASMAVQKGGGLYDEAALRKVVADSLTPRLAALEGEASLRDYRLPAFMFVEDPLNTVMLMTDDVRAGRLSLRLAEVRPTGDVVRQATGSVFVDVWTGVPAAAFPVNRGDLLGPDAVTMVRKNRAFMRGDPWDGKGGPWRLTRAVGQGQVIYAADLEIMPTVARGDRVDLVFRGSRILLTVPAEALADGAAGDSIPVRNLQSRRQVYATVKDPTTVIVQ, encoded by the coding sequence ATGGTGCTGCTGGCCGTGCTGCTGGCCGTGCTGGCTGCTGTTCCCGCCGGAGCTTCTCTTACGGGCACGTGGCGTCTGCAGCTGCGCGATGCGGCGGTGGTGCACGGAGATATGGTGCTGCTGGGTGAAATAGCTTCACCCGTGGGAGAAATGCCGCCGGAACTGTGGCAGCAGCTTGCCCGCCGGCCGTTGTGGGAATCACCGGATAAGACCGGCAGAACCATGAGCATAACCGGCCCGCGGCTGAAGCGTGCCATGCGCCGGTACCTGCCGGAACACCACCGCAAATGCCTGTACCCCGCTTCCATGGCGGTGCAGAAAGGGGGCGGTCTGTATGACGAGGCCGCTTTGCGCAAGGTGGTGGCGGACTCGCTGACTCCGCGGCTGGCCGCACTGGAAGGCGAAGCCTCGCTGCGGGATTACAGGCTGCCTGCGTTCATGTTTGTGGAAGACCCGCTGAACACTGTCATGCTGATGACGGACGATGTCCGTGCCGGAAGGCTGTCGCTGAGGCTGGCCGAAGTGCGGCCCACCGGAGACGTGGTGCGTCAGGCCACAGGCAGTGTGTTTGTGGATGTGTGGACGGGGGTTCCGGCTGCGGCGTTTCCTGTTAACAGGGGCGATCTGCTGGGGCCGGATGCTGTGACCATGGTGCGCAAGAACAGGGCGTTCATGCGCGGAGACCCGTGGGACGGCAAAGGCGGCCCGTGGCGCCTGACGCGGGCCGTGGGGCAGGGGCAGGTCATCTATGCAGCCGATCTTGAAATAATGCCCACTGTGGCGCGCGGAGACAGGGTTGATCTGGTTTTCCGCGGCAGCCGCATTCTGCTTACCGTGCCTGCAGAAGCGCTGGCAGACGGTGCCGCCGGAGATTCCATTCCGGTTCGGAATTTGCAAAGTCGCAGGCAGGTGTATGCCACCGTCAAAGATCCGACCACCGTCATTGTGCAATAG
- a CDS encoding flagellar basal body L-ring protein FlgH, giving the protein MRYAVICMLLLAASGCTAARQAPSPEPGLVPPPVVTTPEEKAENPGSLFSDENADLLYADYRARRVGDIVLINIVENSKAENKASTSTNKESTGEYGVSSFFDRSKVGIIPGQTLLSGRTGDVPLLKFSSVSDFSGDGETTRENTVTATIAARVTRVLPGGLMQVEGSRETRVNEETQIVMVSGLVRTSDVADDNSVMSTQMADARISYYGKGVISDKQRVGWFTRLMDNLWPF; this is encoded by the coding sequence ATGAGATACGCAGTCATATGCATGCTGCTGCTGGCAGCTTCCGGCTGCACGGCCGCCAGACAGGCGCCGTCGCCCGAACCCGGGCTTGTGCCGCCGCCTGTGGTCACCACGCCGGAGGAAAAAGCCGAAAATCCCGGTTCGCTGTTCAGCGATGAAAACGCAGACCTGCTCTATGCCGACTACAGAGCACGCCGCGTGGGGGACATTGTCCTTATAAATATAGTGGAAAATTCCAAGGCCGAGAACAAGGCATCCACCTCCACCAATAAAGAATCCACCGGCGAGTACGGCGTTTCTTCGTTTTTCGACCGCAGCAAGGTGGGCATCATTCCCGGGCAGACGCTGCTCAGCGGCCGCACTGGCGATGTGCCGCTGCTCAAGTTCAGCTCTGTAAGCGATTTTTCCGGCGACGGAGAGACAACCCGCGAAAACACTGTCACCGCCACCATTGCCGCAAGGGTGACACGGGTGCTGCCCGGAGGTCTGATGCAGGTCGAGGGGTCGCGTGAAACCAGAGTGAACGAAGAAACCCAGATAGTGATGGTGAGCGGACTGGTGCGCACTTCGGACGTGGCGGACGACAACTCCGTCATGTCCACCCAGATGGCTGATGCCCGCATTTCCTATTACGGCAAGGGTGTCATTTCGGACAAACAGCGTGTGGGCTGGTTCACCCGGCTCATGGACAACCTCTGGCCGTTTTAG
- a CDS encoding flagellar basal body P-ring protein FlgI, with protein MTFFTRCFRRGALLFLLAVLLLPSPAQAVRIKDIASFGGVRDNDLMGYGLVVGLGGTGDKKSSTFTISSMVNMLDKMGIAVDRTKLTPKNVAAVMVTTRMPVSARPGSRLDITVSSLGDATSLLGGVLLMTPMKGVDGKVYALAQGPLALGGFSAEGDAARAQKNITTVGRIPGGAVVERAVPFEFNTQNKLTLHMNVQDFSTTMQVVDRLNDNMGGQFASARDIATVDIMVPPAYRGNLVPLMASLENLPVTPDSPARVVVDEKTGTVVVGNSVRISKVAVSHGNLQIVVQENPQVSQPGAFSPGQTVVTPQTDIAAQEENRRLVMMEGATLQELVDGLNSIGATPRDLISILRTLKAAGALHAELEVI; from the coding sequence ATGACCTTTTTTACCCGTTGCTTCCGCCGTGGCGCGCTGCTTTTTCTGCTGGCTGTCCTGCTGCTGCCGTCGCCCGCCCAGGCTGTACGCATCAAGGACATAGCCTCGTTCGGCGGTGTGCGCGACAACGACCTCATGGGCTACGGGCTTGTGGTGGGGCTTGGCGGTACGGGTGACAAAAAATCATCCACGTTCACCATAAGCTCCATGGTGAACATGCTCGACAAGATGGGCATAGCCGTGGACCGCACCAAGCTGACACCTAAAAACGTGGCCGCTGTGATGGTGACCACGCGCATGCCCGTGTCGGCCCGTCCGGGTTCGCGTCTGGATATTACGGTATCATCGCTGGGAGACGCCACCAGTCTGCTGGGCGGCGTGTTGCTGATGACACCCATGAAAGGGGTGGACGGCAAGGTGTATGCGCTGGCACAGGGACCGCTTGCCCTGGGCGGTTTTTCGGCGGAAGGCGATGCGGCGCGGGCGCAGAAGAACATCACCACCGTGGGCCGCATTCCCGGCGGTGCCGTGGTGGAGCGTGCCGTGCCGTTTGAATTCAACACCCAGAACAAGCTGACGCTGCATATGAACGTGCAGGATTTTTCCACAACCATGCAGGTGGTGGACAGGCTTAATGACAACATGGGCGGCCAGTTTGCCAGTGCGCGCGATATAGCCACCGTGGACATCATGGTGCCGCCCGCCTACAGGGGCAATCTGGTGCCGCTGATGGCTTCGCTGGAAAACCTGCCCGTAACGCCGGACAGCCCCGCCCGTGTGGTGGTGGATGAAAAGACCGGAACCGTTGTGGTGGGTAACAGTGTGCGGATTTCCAAGGTTGCCGTGTCGCATGGCAATCTGCAGATAGTGGTGCAGGAAAATCCGCAGGTTTCGCAGCCCGGAGCCTTCAGCCCGGGGCAGACCGTGGTCACTCCGCAGACGGATATAGCCGCACAGGAAGAGAACCGGCGGCTGGTGATGATGGAAGGAGCCACGCTGCAGGAACTTGTGGACGGCCTGAATTCCATAGGCGCCACACCGCGCGATCTTATTTCCATACTGCGCACGCTCAAAGCGGCGGGCGCGCTGCACGCGGAGCTGGAGGTCATCTAG